A genomic stretch from Methanothrix sp. includes:
- the nadC gene encoding carboxylating nicotinate-nucleotide diphosphorylase: MLRSYIERFLEEDLGEWDDSTGVVPDVDVDAAIVSKEDCILAGLEEVSELFEYLDVNADPLFDDGEYAPAGAEVLALHGSARNILRGERVALNMLGRMSGIATLTRECVLRAQKVRIACTRKTTPGFRYFEKKAVLIGGGDTHRFNLSGAVMIKDNHIAIMGLENAINEARKRASFTKRIEVEVEDLDTMMRAAELGADIIMFDNMDPENIKRGVAMLDEMGIRPRVILEASGGINPGNLEAYASTGVDVISMGALTRSARWIDFSMEVRNR, translated from the coding sequence ATGCTACGGTCTTATATCGAGCGATTTCTTGAGGAAGACCTGGGCGAGTGGGACGACTCAACAGGCGTGGTTCCAGACGTGGATGTGGATGCAGCGATAGTCTCAAAGGAAGATTGCATACTCGCCGGCCTGGAGGAGGTCTCGGAGCTCTTCGAATACCTTGATGTGAATGCGGATCCTCTCTTCGATGACGGGGAGTATGCGCCTGCAGGAGCCGAGGTCCTGGCTCTCCACGGCAGCGCCCGGAACATCCTGAGGGGCGAGAGGGTGGCTCTGAACATGCTCGGCAGGATGAGCGGCATAGCGACTCTGACAAGGGAATGCGTGCTCAGGGCGCAGAAAGTGAGGATAGCATGCACGAGAAAGACCACGCCTGGATTCAGGTACTTTGAGAAGAAGGCTGTCCTGATCGGCGGAGGGGATACTCACAGGTTCAACCTCTCAGGAGCTGTCATGATAAAGGACAACCACATAGCGATAATGGGCCTCGAGAATGCGATAAATGAGGCGAGGAAGCGCGCCAGCTTCACCAAGAGGATCGAGGTCGAGGTGGAGGATCTTGATACGATGATGAGAGCTGCAGAGCTCGGAGCTGATATCATAATGTTCGACAACATGGACCCTGAGAATATAAAGAGGGGCGTTGCAATGCTCGATGAGATGGGCATAAGACCGAGAGTCATACTCGAGGCCTCAGGAGGAATAAATCCAGGCAACCTCGAGGCGTATGCATCAACAGGCGTGGATGTGATATCAATGGGGGCCCTGACACGCAGCGCCAGGTGGATCGATTTCAGCATGGAGGTCCGCAACAGATGA
- a CDS encoding RNA-binding protein gives MRIKSRHHLKGSEVKRILSAIGDKIEDPDVLRRASMELAETDEGFEIIIVNGKPLLMIIDGEPFFTVMGCIELSPRGRTVVVDSGAVRFIANGADVMGPGIVHADPEIEAGDLVVVVEERHRKPLAVGRALRAGPEMKGEGKAVESIHHVGDRIWKSIC, from the coding sequence ATGAGGATCAAATCCAGGCACCACCTGAAGGGCAGCGAGGTCAAAAGGATACTTAGTGCGATCGGGGATAAGATCGAGGATCCTGATGTTCTGAGAAGGGCCTCGATGGAGCTCGCCGAGACGGATGAGGGATTTGAGATCATAATCGTTAACGGTAAACCTCTTCTGATGATAATAGATGGAGAGCCGTTCTTCACCGTCATGGGATGCATTGAGCTATCCCCAAGGGGGAGAACCGTGGTGGTGGATTCAGGTGCTGTGCGCTTCATAGCCAACGGCGCTGATGTGATGGGCCCTGGGATAGTGCATGCAGATCCCGAGATTGAGGCCGGAGATCTCGTCGTGGTCGTGGAAGAGCGGCACAGAAAGCCGCTTGCTGTGGGGAGGGCGCTCAGGGCCGGTCCGGAGATGAAGGGTGAGGGAAAGGCCGTCGAGTCTATACATCATGTTGGCGACAGGATATGGAAGAGCATCTGCTGA
- a CDS encoding CARDB domain-containing protein — MRYIFLLLILITHAALAAEKNEDQSVGFQEFTLSIGDRVEIGDYRAELVDIQSLKDGLVVLRVTQGSKFEEQRVVIEGSPNSFNGGAEEGGLTLTITDIFDEESAKLRVEYRESLGTPRKRAAERREPRAAPNLVVEKSFDKTTVNYGDEVKVTVTVKNIGTEAARNIEVYDIPPLAEFAYIAGYPPKIKSELGPGETDSAVYVMRAVKEGLVKVPQIEVRYRDAKDRIKTNTTETLEIIVAPPKRPNLVARINVTNVTSGETAPIEVSIENTGQATATMIEVSYEVKPPEGLRCTGLDQLIPEIPPGSAKSYTAEMRGERSGNYTIALTVSYRSGETMSITKTSASVSVLEREYKYLYYLLVLPLMIVGLWVYKRYKEYKY; from the coding sequence ATGCGATACATCTTTCTGCTTCTCATTCTCATAACGCATGCAGCTCTTGCAGCCGAGAAGAACGAGGACCAGAGCGTGGGCTTCCAGGAGTTCACCCTGAGCATCGGAGACCGTGTGGAGATCGGCGATTACAGGGCCGAGCTGGTGGACATACAGTCCCTCAAGGACGGGCTTGTGGTGCTCCGCGTCACCCAGGGCAGCAAGTTCGAAGAGCAGAGGGTGGTGATAGAGGGCAGCCCGAACAGCTTCAACGGAGGCGCAGAGGAGGGGGGCCTGACCCTCACAATAACAGACATATTCGATGAGGAGTCTGCCAAGCTCAGGGTCGAGTACAGAGAGAGCCTGGGAACGCCGAGGAAGAGAGCGGCTGAGAGGCGCGAGCCGAGGGCAGCTCCGAATCTGGTGGTGGAGAAGAGCTTCGATAAGACCACCGTGAACTACGGCGATGAGGTGAAGGTGACAGTAACAGTGAAAAACATCGGGACCGAGGCTGCCAGAAATATAGAGGTCTACGACATACCGCCGCTGGCTGAGTTCGCATACATAGCAGGATATCCGCCAAAGATAAAGAGCGAGCTCGGTCCTGGAGAGACCGATTCCGCGGTCTATGTCATGCGCGCCGTGAAGGAGGGCCTCGTCAAGGTCCCCCAGATAGAGGTCAGGTACAGGGACGCGAAGGACAGGATCAAGACGAACACGACAGAGACTCTTGAGATAATAGTGGCGCCCCCAAAGAGGCCGAATCTCGTTGCGAGGATAAACGTCACAAATGTCACATCCGGAGAGACAGCCCCGATAGAGGTAAGCATAGAGAACACAGGTCAGGCGACCGCGACGATGATCGAGGTGAGCTATGAGGTGAAGCCTCCGGAGGGGCTGAGATGCACCGGTCTGGATCAGCTCATCCCGGAGATTCCTCCCGGAAGCGCGAAGAGCTACACCGCGGAGATGCGTGGAGAGAGGAGCGGCAACTACACCATCGCCCTCACCGTGAGCTACCGCAGCGGGGAGACAATGTCAATAACAAAGACCTCTGCGAGTGTGAGCGTTCTCGAACGAGAGTATAAATATCTGTATTACCTACTCGTTCTACCATTGATGATAGTGGGGTTATGGGTGTACAAAAGATACAAGGAATATAAATACTAA
- a CDS encoding LSm family protein: protein MAQRPLDILNESLNSPVIVKLKDGRAFRGELQGYDIHMNLVLENTEEIAEGTARKIGAVIVRGDNVVYISP from the coding sequence ATGGCTCAGAGGCCGCTTGATATTTTGAACGAATCGCTAAATTCGCCCGTGATAGTGAAGCTCAAGGATGGAAGGGCATTTCGCGGAGAGCTCCAGGGATATGACATACACATGAACCTGGTACTGGAGAACACAGAGGAGATTGCAGAGGGCACAGCACGCAAGATCGGTGCTGTGATAGTGCGTGGGGACAACGTCGTCTACATATCGCCATGA
- a CDS encoding cell division protein FtsZ → MLNVLMLGVGQCGNRILDAVNRQAFGGSRLAKYYSKQRFPSRVETIAINTAINDLKELKFTAAKDRLHVPNLHGVGANRNKGKQGFWENQEMILEEIEKRGDFDLIFVMTSVSGGTGSSFSPLMIHELKKRYKNATIVPIAVLPFREEGTIYLQNAAFCLREMIEVEADGMILVDNQYLKRFSGDIASAYDRINTMVAQRLLFLIEALDSEMLSVTDLGDFKTVMSGGLRMGTLGYYQADKKSPSVRAAIKNSLREVGLLYPANVDAGEAGRAMIVIQGSREYLDVDEITKEIESLTDTIGHVFKGIVIKKGEPRVLSVLSLERAPGLVELYEKAKWAIQEERERKDRARSELYEAFEQINDLEEIY, encoded by the coding sequence ATGTTAAACGTACTCATGTTGGGTGTAGGTCAGTGCGGCAACCGGATACTGGATGCCGTGAACAGGCAGGCTTTCGGTGGCTCCAGGCTGGCGAAGTACTACTCCAAGCAGAGGTTTCCGAGCCGTGTTGAGACGATCGCCATTAACACCGCCATAAACGATCTCAAGGAGCTCAAGTTCACCGCCGCAAAGGACAGGCTTCATGTGCCAAACCTGCATGGTGTTGGCGCAAACAGGAACAAGGGAAAGCAGGGCTTCTGGGAGAACCAGGAGATGATCCTGGAGGAGATCGAGAAGCGGGGCGATTTCGATCTCATATTTGTCATGACATCGGTCTCCGGTGGCACAGGATCGTCATTCTCCCCCCTCATGATTCACGAGCTCAAGAAGAGGTACAAGAACGCCACGATAGTGCCGATCGCTGTTCTTCCATTCCGCGAGGAGGGCACGATATACCTGCAGAATGCCGCTTTCTGTCTCAGAGAGATGATCGAGGTCGAGGCAGACGGCATGATACTCGTGGACAACCAGTACCTCAAGCGGTTCAGCGGCGATATCGCATCCGCGTACGACAGGATCAACACAATGGTCGCCCAGAGGCTGCTGTTCCTAATCGAGGCTCTGGACAGCGAGATGCTATCCGTCACAGACCTCGGCGACTTCAAGACCGTGATGAGCGGCGGCCTGCGGATGGGCACACTGGGATACTACCAGGCGGACAAGAAGAGTCCATCAGTGAGAGCGGCGATAAAGAACAGCCTCAGAGAGGTCGGTCTTCTCTATCCCGCCAACGTCGACGCAGGAGAGGCTGGCAGGGCCATGATAGTGATACAGGGCTCCAGAGAGTATCTTGATGTTGATGAGATAACAAAGGAGATTGAGTCTCTGACAGATACCATAGGCCACGTCTTCAAGGGGATAGTGATAAAGAAGGGCGAGCCCAGAGTGCTCTCTGTTCTCTCACTTGAGAGGGCGCCCGGCCTGGTGGAGCTTTACGAAAAGGCGAAGTGGGCCATCCAGGAGGAGCGCGAGCGGAAGGACAGGGCAAGAAGCGAGCTGTACGAGGCGTTCGAGCAGATAAACGATCTCGAGGAGATCTACTGA
- a CDS encoding deoxyribodipyrimidine photo-lyase: protein MHINPGRIRAIREGEARGPVIYWMSRDQRVSDNWALLYSLEMARMLNETMAVVFCLTPRFPGACAGDRSYRFMLDGLRELEQRLSSLGIAFILAHGDPGDVIPALIDDSRAGMLVADFSPLRISRTWKSIVADRIEVPFHEVDAHNIVPCWIASQKQEWSAHTFRSKIKKHLAEFLEEFPDPMPPPGPWRESVENRWLDSGIQNAPGSRIPSGEQAAAAQLERFISEKLDLYASHRNDPAIDAQSGLSPYLHFGQISAQRVALNIMALGGDHTEFLDELIVRRELSDNYCYYNEHYDSLEGMPEWARRTLEDHRDDRRDYIYSPDELEGAKTHDELWNASQLEMQICGKMHGYLRMYWAKKILEWSESPEDALRIAIHLNDRYELDGRDPNGYTGCGWSIGGLHDRPFKERPIFGKIRYMSYGGMRRKFDVREYIDRISRMADQQIPSDQ from the coding sequence ATGCACATAAATCCCGGGAGGATCAGAGCGATCCGAGAAGGCGAGGCTCGCGGGCCTGTAATATACTGGATGAGCCGCGACCAGCGCGTCAGTGACAACTGGGCTCTGCTGTACTCCCTTGAGATGGCCAGGATGCTCAATGAAACCATGGCTGTTGTGTTCTGCCTGACGCCACGGTTTCCGGGCGCATGCGCTGGAGATCGCTCTTACAGATTCATGCTTGATGGGTTGAGAGAGCTCGAGCAGCGTCTTTCGAGCCTCGGTATCGCCTTCATACTTGCACACGGCGATCCTGGCGATGTGATTCCGGCTCTCATTGATGATTCCAGAGCGGGGATGCTGGTGGCAGACTTCAGCCCTCTCAGGATCTCGCGAACCTGGAAGTCGATCGTCGCAGATCGTATAGAAGTACCGTTCCATGAGGTGGATGCGCACAACATAGTTCCATGCTGGATCGCCTCACAGAAGCAGGAGTGGTCTGCACACACATTCAGGTCGAAGATCAAAAAGCATCTCGCAGAGTTCCTTGAGGAATTTCCGGATCCAATGCCACCGCCCGGACCGTGGAGGGAGAGCGTGGAGAACAGGTGGCTCGATTCAGGCATCCAAAACGCTCCGGGATCGAGGATCCCTTCCGGCGAGCAGGCCGCAGCGGCGCAGCTGGAGCGTTTCATCTCAGAAAAGCTGGATCTTTACGCATCGCATCGCAACGATCCAGCAATAGACGCTCAGTCCGGCCTTTCCCCCTATCTCCACTTCGGCCAGATCTCCGCCCAGAGGGTGGCCCTCAATATCATGGCTCTGGGTGGAGATCATACGGAGTTTCTGGATGAGCTGATCGTGCGCAGAGAGCTCTCCGACAACTACTGCTACTACAATGAGCATTACGACTCCCTGGAGGGCATGCCTGAATGGGCGCGCAGGACCTTGGAGGATCACAGAGACGACCGGCGTGATTACATCTACTCTCCGGACGAGCTGGAGGGCGCGAAGACGCACGACGAACTGTGGAACGCATCCCAGCTCGAGATGCAGATCTGTGGAAAGATGCACGGGTATCTCAGGATGTACTGGGCAAAGAAGATCCTGGAGTGGTCGGAGTCTCCAGAGGATGCGCTCAGGATCGCGATACACCTCAACGACAGATACGAGCTCGACGGCCGCGACCCGAATGGCTATACCGGCTGCGGATGGAGCATCGGGGGCCTGCACGACCGGCCATTCAAAGAGAGGCCGATATTTGGAAAGATAAGATACATGAGCTACGGTGGGATGAGAAGAAAGTTTGATGTCCGGGAGTACATCGACCGCATCTCCCGGATGGCGGATCAGCAGATACCCTCAGATCAGTAG
- a CDS encoding manganese-dependent inorganic pyrophosphatase — protein MADNIYVVGHKSPDTDSVTSAITYANLKNQLGMKDVVPAAAGEINNETKYVLEHFRITPPVVLKDATDKKVILVDHNEVGQAVDNIMKADIQEIIDHHKIGDIQTGKPIFFHNEPVGATGTIIASMYELNGVKISKEMAGLMMAAILSDTVLFKSPTCTDKDKATVEKLSKICGEDPQKFGMEMLKAKSDIKSKTAKDIVFGDFKKFDFSGVKAGVGQIEVMDLADLAPKREEILAEMRKTLESEKLDMVVLMLTDVIKEASDLLFVGTDAAKEGFEKAFGGKVVNNSIYKEKVLSRKKQVIPPLESAFKK, from the coding sequence TTGGCAGACAATATCTATGTGGTCGGGCATAAGAGTCCGGATACAGATTCCGTGACCTCTGCGATAACATACGCGAATCTGAAGAACCAGCTTGGAATGAAGGATGTGGTCCCCGCAGCCGCAGGGGAGATCAATAACGAGACGAAGTATGTGCTTGAGCACTTCAGGATAACTCCCCCAGTTGTGCTGAAGGACGCGACCGATAAGAAGGTGATCCTGGTCGATCACAACGAGGTGGGCCAGGCTGTGGACAACATCATGAAGGCTGACATCCAGGAGATCATCGACCACCACAAGATAGGGGACATACAGACCGGCAAGCCGATATTCTTCCACAATGAGCCTGTGGGCGCGACCGGAACGATCATCGCCAGCATGTATGAGCTGAACGGGGTCAAGATATCAAAGGAGATGGCAGGCCTTATGATGGCCGCGATCCTGAGCGATACTGTTCTCTTCAAGTCTCCGACGTGCACCGATAAGGATAAGGCAACGGTGGAGAAGCTCTCGAAGATCTGCGGAGAGGACCCGCAGAAGTTCGGGATGGAGATGCTCAAGGCCAAGAGCGATATCAAGTCCAAGACAGCAAAGGACATAGTCTTCGGCGACTTCAAGAAGTTCGACTTCAGCGGTGTCAAGGCGGGCGTCGGCCAGATCGAGGTCATGGATCTCGCGGATCTCGCTCCGAAGCGAGAGGAGATCCTCGCGGAGATGAGAAAGACCCTGGAGTCTGAGAAGCTCGATATGGTTGTCCTGATGCTCACAGACGTCATCAAGGAGGCCTCAGATCTCCTCTTCGTCGGCACAGATGCCGCAAAAGAGGGGTTCGAGAAGGCATTCGGCGGAAAGGTCGTCAACAACTCCATCTACAAGGAGAAGGTGCTCTCAAGAAAGAAGCAGGTCATCCCGCCGCTCGAGTCCGCATTCAAGAAGTGA
- a CDS encoding aspartate dehydrogenase — translation MPLKVGLVGCGAIGFEIASAIDRGEIDADLAAVFDRNPKNMSRLIEAMRKRPKVVELDELVELSDIVVEAASQAAVPQVAEAALKRGKDIMIMSVGALMDRELYRRICSMAASTGGRVYIPSGAIAGLDGLKSASIGRLKRVVLTSTKPPAGLEGAPYVVEKNIDLRSFREPTLIYEGPASEAVRAFPANVNVAATLSLTYGQDAWVRIVVDPNATLNVHEVVAEGDFGRMVTRVENVPSPRNPRTSYLAALSAIATLRNATLNVRIGT, via the coding sequence ATGCCCCTAAAAGTTGGCCTTGTAGGCTGCGGAGCCATAGGTTTTGAGATCGCGTCTGCAATAGACCGCGGGGAGATCGATGCGGATCTTGCAGCTGTCTTTGACAGGAACCCCAAGAACATGAGCAGACTCATAGAGGCCATGAGAAAGAGACCAAAGGTTGTGGAGCTCGATGAGCTCGTGGAGCTCTCAGACATCGTCGTCGAGGCTGCATCTCAGGCTGCTGTCCCCCAGGTCGCAGAGGCCGCTCTCAAGCGCGGAAAGGATATCATGATCATGTCTGTGGGCGCGCTCATGGACAGAGAGCTTTACAGAAGGATATGCTCGATGGCTGCATCCACTGGCGGCAGGGTGTACATACCCTCAGGCGCCATAGCAGGACTCGACGGGCTGAAGTCCGCCTCGATCGGTCGTCTGAAAAGAGTCGTCCTCACCAGCACAAAGCCGCCCGCCGGCCTTGAGGGCGCGCCGTATGTGGTCGAGAAAAATATAGATCTCCGCTCATTCAGGGAGCCGACTTTGATCTATGAGGGACCAGCCTCCGAGGCAGTCAGGGCGTTCCCTGCAAACGTCAACGTCGCGGCGACGCTGAGCCTCACATACGGGCAGGATGCATGGGTCAGGATAGTGGTGGATCCAAATGCCACACTGAACGTCCATGAGGTGGTCGCGGAGGGTGATTTCGGGAGGATGGTGACGAGGGTTGAGAACGTCCCATCACCCAGGAATCCCCGGACGAGTTACCTCGCCGCCCTCTCAGCTATAGCTACTCTGAGAAACGCGACGCTGAACGTCAGGATCGGCACTTAA
- the purF gene encoding amidophosphoribosyltransferase, whose protein sequence is MRDACGVVGISLGDTNKSVAKRIYYALHALQHRGQEAAGICVHDGKSIHSYRGLGLVADVFTDTQIKLLPGPVGIGHVRYPTSGAHTLENSQPILVKYREKTIAVAHNGNLVNSEALRSELEGAGDIFSTTSDTEVIAHLLVKEIQRYDLADAIRAVMRRLVGSYSLAIMCNDTVIGLRDPLGIKPLCIGALDDGFMVASESVAIDALNGRLIRDVAPGEMVMLRDGGMKCIRLVNSPRPAHCIFEYVYFARPDSIMDKKLIYDVRVNIGSILADEHPADADVVSPIPDSGITMAVGYHQRSGIRYKECLMKNRYVGRTFIMPDQSMREAAVRMKMNTIRPNIEGQRVVLVDDSIVRGTTSRRIVKMVKDAGARKVHVRIGSPPIIAPCYLGIDMASRDELIAAHKTVAGVESVIDADSLGYVSLDGLIRAIGLPGDHFCTGCLTGIYPLDIPGERSVSSQRRLTDFPPDDGEDDENDGEAEQA, encoded by the coding sequence ATGCGAGATGCATGCGGGGTCGTTGGGATCTCGTTGGGGGACACGAACAAAAGCGTGGCGAAGAGGATCTACTACGCCCTGCATGCACTGCAGCACCGCGGCCAGGAGGCAGCCGGCATCTGTGTGCATGATGGGAAGTCCATCCACAGTTACCGGGGGCTGGGGCTGGTCGCGGACGTCTTCACCGATACCCAGATCAAACTTCTACCGGGGCCTGTGGGGATAGGGCATGTCCGCTATCCCACATCAGGCGCACACACGCTGGAGAACAGCCAGCCGATTCTTGTTAAATACAGGGAGAAGACCATCGCAGTAGCACACAACGGAAACCTGGTGAACTCAGAGGCGCTGAGGTCAGAGCTTGAGGGCGCGGGTGATATCTTTTCAACGACATCAGACACAGAGGTCATAGCTCACCTTCTTGTGAAAGAGATTCAGCGATACGATCTCGCAGATGCCATAAGAGCCGTAATGCGCAGGCTCGTGGGCTCCTATTCTCTGGCGATAATGTGCAATGACACTGTTATCGGACTCAGAGATCCGCTCGGGATAAAGCCGCTGTGCATCGGGGCGCTCGATGATGGATTTATGGTGGCATCTGAGAGCGTCGCCATCGATGCGCTCAACGGCAGGCTCATAAGAGATGTAGCTCCGGGCGAGATGGTCATGCTGAGAGATGGAGGGATGAAGTGCATCAGGCTCGTGAACTCTCCACGACCTGCTCACTGCATATTCGAGTATGTCTACTTCGCGAGGCCTGACAGCATCATGGATAAAAAGCTCATCTACGATGTCAGGGTGAACATAGGCTCAATCCTCGCAGATGAGCATCCAGCAGATGCGGATGTTGTCTCCCCGATTCCCGACTCCGGGATCACCATGGCTGTCGGATACCACCAGCGCTCCGGTATACGGTACAAGGAGTGCCTCATGAAGAACCGCTACGTTGGGAGGACTTTCATCATGCCAGATCAATCTATGAGAGAGGCTGCGGTGCGCATGAAGATGAACACCATCAGGCCGAACATCGAGGGGCAGCGCGTCGTTCTGGTGGACGACAGCATAGTCAGAGGCACCACGAGCCGCAGGATCGTGAAGATGGTCAAGGATGCTGGAGCGAGGAAGGTCCACGTGAGGATAGGAAGCCCGCCGATAATCGCGCCCTGCTACCTCGGGATCGATATGGCGAGCAGGGATGAGCTGATAGCAGCGCACAAGACCGTCGCAGGTGTCGAGAGTGTCATAGACGCGGACTCTCTGGGATACGTGAGCCTCGATGGATTGATAAGAGCGATAGGACTTCCAGGAGATCACTTCTGCACCGGCTGCCTCACTGGTATATACCCTTTGGATATACCTGGTGAGAGGTCCGTGAGCTCACAAAGACGGCTGACAGACTTCCCTCCCGATGATGGGGAGGATGATGAGAATGATGGCGAGGCAGAGCAGGCATGA
- a CDS encoding 50S ribosomal protein L37e has translation MSKGTPSMGKCHKRTHVRCRRCGRLSYNFNRKTCVACGFGRSKRLRSYKWMRKAGY, from the coding sequence ATGAGCAAAGGCACGCCCTCTATGGGCAAATGTCACAAGAGAACGCATGTAAGGTGCAGGAGATGCGGCAGGCTCTCATACAACTTCAACAGAAAGACATGCGTTGCTTGCGGTTTCGGCAGGTCGAAGAGGCTCAGAAGTTACAAGTGGATGCGTAAGGCTGGATACTGA
- a CDS encoding DEAD/DEAH box helicase, whose amino-acid sequence MSYLVHPLLKPETVEKRLFQIDLAARALRGSTLVVMPTGLGKTIVALMVLLARLERGRVLFLAPTRPLVEQHAAFLRRVLTAPEYVASVTGETDPDSRAEIWKSSRIAVSTPQVVENDLLSGRMDLRDVSLVIFDEAHRATGNYAYVYIADRYRREARDPLVLGMTASPGSEAERVAEICTNLGIESIEMKSENDPDVAPFVHHREIEWIKVEVPEQLQKIRGEIERLVSERMEEINSLGMCRIDPRTSKGELLDLQRRFSSALARGPNQNVFRGISLLAEILKLKHAVELAETQGVSALRQYLERLAQEARSRGGSKASRRLMEDPRIQHILSLLEDMDLEHPKLSRALEIIEDQLEEAPESRIIVFTNYRDTATALLRFLQSNASDVVKPVRFVGQASRENDEGLSQRKQSEILEKFRAGEYNVLIATSVGEEGIDIPSTDMVLFYEPVPSEIRSIQRKGRTGRARAGRVVVLIAKGTRDEAYYWISDRKERTMRRQLQGMAEPLPVDSAGVTARASRQISITEICEPDEDLPLIIIDPRERDMARLLEKSGLRIVLRSLEVGDYVLSERLGIERKTADDLIDSIVDPERDLFRQIGDLARTYDRPLLIIEGQNLYARQVHPNAVRGILATIAVDFGVPIVPTASMEESAALISLMARREHEAGYRDVKPHGRKTSRTLKEQQEYLISALPGVGPSVARSLLRHFGSVERIMTASEDELMAVEKVGPKTAARIREIVAGEYRG is encoded by the coding sequence ATGTCCTACCTGGTCCATCCGCTTCTCAAACCGGAGACCGTGGAGAAGCGGCTCTTTCAGATAGATCTGGCCGCCAGAGCGCTGCGCGGATCGACGCTGGTTGTGATGCCAACCGGTCTGGGAAAGACCATCGTGGCGCTGATGGTCCTGCTTGCTCGCCTCGAGAGGGGCAGGGTTCTCTTCCTGGCGCCGACGCGCCCACTGGTGGAGCAGCATGCAGCATTCCTCCGCAGAGTTCTCACAGCTCCGGAGTATGTCGCATCTGTGACGGGGGAGACGGACCCTGACAGCAGGGCTGAGATATGGAAGAGCAGCAGGATAGCAGTCTCGACCCCTCAGGTCGTGGAGAACGATCTCCTCTCAGGCAGGATGGATCTCAGGGATGTATCGCTTGTGATATTCGATGAGGCGCACAGGGCGACGGGAAACTACGCCTACGTATACATAGCAGACCGCTACAGGAGAGAGGCCAGGGACCCCCTTGTTCTGGGCATGACAGCAAGCCCGGGAAGTGAAGCAGAGAGGGTGGCTGAAATCTGCACCAACCTCGGGATAGAGAGCATCGAGATGAAGAGCGAGAACGATCCCGACGTCGCCCCCTTCGTCCATCACAGGGAGATAGAGTGGATAAAGGTGGAGGTGCCGGAGCAGCTCCAGAAGATACGTGGCGAGATCGAGAGGCTCGTGAGCGAGAGGATGGAGGAGATCAACAGCCTGGGGATGTGCAGGATAGATCCCAGGACATCAAAGGGAGAGCTTCTCGACCTGCAGAGGCGGTTCAGCAGCGCGCTCGCACGTGGGCCGAATCAGAACGTCTTCAGGGGGATCTCTCTGCTCGCGGAGATCCTGAAGCTCAAGCACGCAGTCGAGCTCGCGGAGACGCAGGGGGTGAGCGCTCTGAGACAGTACCTGGAGCGTCTGGCCCAGGAGGCGAGATCGAGAGGCGGATCGAAGGCATCCCGCAGGCTCATGGAGGATCCAAGGATACAGCACATTCTCTCCCTCCTGGAGGACATGGATCTGGAACACCCCAAGCTCAGCAGGGCGCTGGAGATCATCGAGGATCAGCTCGAAGAAGCTCCGGAATCCAGGATAATCGTGTTCACAAACTATCGCGACACAGCGACAGCGCTTCTCAGGTTTCTCCAGTCAAACGCCTCTGATGTGGTGAAACCCGTTCGTTTTGTCGGCCAGGCGAGCAGGGAGAATGATGAGGGGTTGAGCCAGAGGAAGCAGTCGGAGATACTGGAGAAGTTCAGAGCTGGAGAGTACAATGTTCTCATAGCGACCTCTGTTGGAGAGGAGGGCATAGACATACCGTCCACGGATATGGTTCTGTTCTATGAGCCCGTGCCCTCTGAGATAAGAAGCATACAGCGCAAGGGCAGAACAGGGCGCGCAAGGGCAGGCCGGGTGGTCGTGCTGATCGCGAAGGGAACCAGGGACGAGGCATACTACTGGATAAGCGATCGGAAGGAGCGGACCATGAGGAGGCAGCTCCAGGGCATGGCAGAGCCCCTGCCTGTTGACTCTGCTGGCGTTACAGCGAGGGCGTCGAGGCAGATCAGCATCACTGAGATCTGCGAGCCTGATGAGGACCTGCCTCTCATAATCATCGATCCACGTGAGCGCGATATGGCCAGGCTTCTCGAGAAGTCGGGTCTCAGAATAGTCCTGAGGTCTCTGGAGGTGGGGGATTACGTCCTCTCCGAGCGGCTCGGCATAGAGCGCAAAACAGCGGACGATCTCATCGATTCGATCGTGGATCCTGAGCGGGATCTGTTCAGGCAGATAGGAGATCTGGCCAGAACATACGACCGACCGCTGCTGATCATAGAGGGCCAGAACCTTTACGCCCGACAGGTCCATCCGAATGCGGTGAGGGGTATCCTGGCCACGATAGCAGTGGATTTCGGAGTCCCGATCGTGCCGACAGCCAGCATGGAGGAGAGCGCAGCCCTCATATCACTGATGGCGAGAAGGGAGCACGAGGCCGGCTACAGGGATGTGAAGCCGCACGGCAGGAAGACCTCCAGAACGCTGAAGGAGCAGCAGGAGTACCTCATATCAGCGCTCCCAGGAGTCGGGCCGTCAGTTGCGCGCAGCCTCCTGCGCCACTTCGGATCTGTGGAGAGAATCATGACAGCGAGCGAAGATGAGCTGATGGCTGTGGAGAAGGTCGGCCCGAAGACGGCTGCCAGGATCAGGGAGATCGTGGCAGGCGAATACAGGGGTTAG